The DNA segment GCCGCCGGAAGGCGCTGTGGCGCCGACCGGCGCGAGCAGAAGAAGGAAGCGGCGGCCCCAGATGGCCGGGTGGGCCTACGCCGCACCGACCGCCCTCTTCGTCCTGATCTTCTTCGTGACGCCGGTCCTGCTGGTCGGGCAGATGTCGATCTCCGATTGGGGGCTGTTCGCCGGTAACCGCGGGATCAACGCGCCGGAGAACTTCACCAAGGTCCTCGACGACCGGCTGTTCTGGCCGGCGGTGTGGTTCACGGTGAAGTACACGGTCGTCACCACCGTGATCCTCATCGGTCTCGCGCTGGGGCTGGCGATGCTGGTCCAGGAGTCCAGCCGGTGGACCGGATTCCTGCGCACCTCGTTCCTGGTGCCGAGCGCGCTCGGCCTGGCGTCGGCGTCGCTGCTGTTCTACGCGCTCTACTCACCGCAGAGCACGCCGCTCGGCTTCCTGGGCATCGATTCCTTCCTGGGTACGCCGACCGCCGCGCTCTGGTCGACGGTCGCCCTGATCGTGTGGCGCTTCGCCGGGTTCTACATGCTGTTGCTGCTCGTCGGCCTGCAGGGCATCTCCGGAGATGTGTACGAGGCGGCGCGCCTGGACGGCGCCGGCCGCTGGCACACCTTCCGTTACGTCACGCTGCCGCTGCTCAAGTCCTCGATCGCGCTCTGCACGATCCTCTGCATCACCGGCTCGATGCTCGCCTTCGACCAGTTCTACATCCTGACCAAGGGCGGCCCGGACAACAGCACGGTGACCATCGTCCAGCTCGTCTACAACATGGCCTTCTTCGGGCAGAACAACCTCGGCAAGGCCGCCGCCCTGTCCATCCTGGTGCTCGGCGCGCTGCTGGTGGTCAACGTGATCCAGTTCCGTGGCCTGCGCGAGAAGGAGAGCTGATGTCCTGGATCCGGATCCCGCAGAACGTCCTCGCCGGCGCTCTCGGCATCATCTTCCTCTTCCCGCTGGCCTGGGCCGCCGTCGCTTCGGTGAGCCCGCAGGCGGGCACCGCGCAGGTCGACGGCTGGGGCTTCGGCAACTACGAGACCCTCGCGAACTACCAGGCCGGCATCGGCCAGTACCTGATCAACTCGACGATCGTCTCGGTGCTGACAGTGCTGTTCACCCTGGTCGTCAGCGTCCTCGGCGGCTACGCGTTCGCGATGTTCACGTTCCCGGGGCGCAACGTGCTGTTCCTGGTCACCCTCGCGATCCTGATGGTGCCGTACGCGACCCTGCTCATCCCGCTCTACGTCCTGCTCAACGACCTCGGCCTGCAGGGCTCGCTGGTCGGCCTGGCGCTCGTGCTGACCATGTTCCAGCTGCCGTTCGCGGTCTTCATGATGCGGATCTCGTTCGAGTCGATCCCGAACGAACTGCGCGAAGCCGCCCTCATCGACGGCTGCGGATCGTTCCGTGCCCTGCTGCACGTCCTGGTCCCGGCCGTCAAACCCGGCCTCATCACGGTCGGCCTGTTCGCGTTCCTGGCCGCCTGGAACGACTTCATCACGCCGCTCGTGCTGATCAGCGACTCCGACAAGGCTCCACTCCCGCTCGCCGTCGCCAACATGCGCCAGCAGGTCATGGGCATCGTCGACTACGGCGCGACGGAGGCCGGCGTGGTCGTGCTGGCGCTGCCCTGCGTGCTGCTCTTCCTCGCCCTCCAGCGGCACTACGTCCGCGGGTTCATGTCCGGCGCTCTCAAAGGGTGAACACTCTAGTGACGATCAACGAAGTCATTGATCAGCGGCTCGGCGCTCCGGTCGCTCCCAGCCACGGCACACTGCGACCGCTCGGACTCCACGAGGTGACCTTGCGGCCCGGTTTCTGGCACCGCCGCCAGGAGGTCAACCGGGACAACTCGCTCGCGCACATCGAGCGCTGGCTCACCCGGGCCGGCTGGCTCGGCAACTTCTCCTCCGCGCCGTCCGAGCGGCAGGGCCGGGAGTTCTCGGACAGCGAGATCTACAAGTACCTGGAGGCCGTCGCCTGGCAGCTCGGGCACACGCCCGACCCCGATCTGGAGGCCCGCTACCACGCGATCGTCGCTCAGGTCGCCGCCGCTCAGCAGCCCGACGGGTACGTGAACACCAACTTCGGGCGGCCCGGTCAGGAGCCTCGGTACAGCGACCTCGAGTGGGGGCACGAGCTCTACTGCTACGGGCATCTGATCCAGGCCGCGGTGGCGCGGGCTCGTACCCACGGCGCCGATCAGCTCGTCGAGGTCGCCATCCGAGCGGCTGATCATCTGTGCGCGGTGTTCGGGCCGGACGGGATTCCGTCGGTGTGCGGGCATGCCGAGATCGAGCCGGCGCTGGTCGAGCTGTATCGAGTCACGGGTAATAGGACATATTTGGATCAGGCCGCGCTTTTCATTTCCCGGCGCGGCAATCAGGTGCTTTCCGACATCGAGTTCGGACGGGCGTATTTTCAGGACGACATTCCGGTCGAATCGGCTTCCATCCTGCGCGGGCACGCCGTCCGGGCGGTCTACCTCGCGGCCGGCGCCGTGGACGTCGCCGTCGAGACCGGGGACGACACGCTCCTCGACGCCGTCGTGCGGCAGTGGCGGGCGACGGTGGCGCGGCGGACGTACATCACCGGCGGCATCGGCTCGCGGCATCAGGACGAGGCGTTCGGCGAGGACTTCGTGCTGCCGCCGGACCGGGCGTACTCCGAGACGTGCGCGGGGGTCGGCTCGGTGATGCTGGCCTGGCGGTTGCTGCTCGCCGACGGGGATCCCGCGTATGCCGACCTGATCGAGCGGACGCTGTTCAACGTCGTCGCCACATCGCCGTCGGACGACGGGACGCGGTTCTTCTACACGAACACGCTGCATCAGCGGGTGCTCGGCACGGAGCCGCCTGCCGATCAGCTGGTGCCGCGGGCTGCTTCGACGTTGCGGGCGCCGTGGTTCTCCGTCTCGTGCTGTCCGACGAATGTGGCGCGGACGTTCGCGGGCCTCGCCGCCTATATCGCGACATCTGATGATTCGGGTGTGCAGATACACCAATATGCGGCCGCGTCGGTCAAGGTCGGTGACGTCGCTCTTGAGATCGAGACCGATTATCCGGTCAGCGGCCGGGTGGTCGTGCGGATCGTGGAGTCGCCGTCCTCGCCGTGGACGCTCACGCTGCGGGTACCGCACTGGGCGACCGAGGCGACAGTGGACGGTTCTCCGGTCTCCCCCGGTGCGGCGCGGATCCGCCGCCGCTTCGCGCCCGGCGACACCGTCGTGCTCGATCTCGCGGTCCGGCCGCGGCTCACCGCGCCCGATGCCCGGATCGATGCGGTACGGGGATGCGCGGTCATCGAGAGGGGCCCGGTGGTGTACTGCGCCGAGTCCGTCGATCTGCCCCCGGGCGTGACCGTCGACGCGCTGCGGCTCGATGCCACGGCCGGCCTCACCGACCTGAGCGACGGGGTCGGCGTGTCCTGCCACATCACCGCCTCCGCCGACTCACCGTGGCCCTACGGCGCCGCGCGCTCCGAGGCGGTCGTCGCCGACGGGGTGCCGGTGACCTTGCGGCCCTACCACGACTGGGCGTCCCGGGGCCCGTCCACGATGAGGGTGTGGCTGCCACTGGCCTGATCCCCGCCTTCGTGTCGCTCTCCCGGACCGGGACAGCGACGAGCCACAGCCGGCGCTCACGACCGGCTGTGGCTCGTGGTGGGGTCAGGAGGCTGAGCGGGCGCCCTCCAGGCGGGCCTGGGCGAGCAGGGCGTCCAGGCGACGGCGGCGCAGGCGGCCGGCTGCTCGGACCGCCAGCAGCAGGGCAACGACACCGAGGGCCAGGAACAACTGGGGCCACGGCACCACCCACGTCGTCACCGTCACCGAAGCAGAGGCGTCGGAGGTCAGGTCGATCGTGGTCCGTACCCGGCCCAGGCCCCACACGCCCTCGACGCGGGCGGTTCCGGTCCGGGTACCGCCGGGGAGGATGTCGCCGGGAGCGGCGGCGGCGCCGGAGACGGCCACCGAGCCCGGCGCTGACGCCGAGGAGAGGCCGAACAGCTCGGATGCGCGCACCCGGTCCGCCACGGAGAGGCGGATGTTTCCGGTGTTCGCCACGGCATACGACACCGTCAGCGCGCCCGGCTTCAGCGGGTTCCACGACCGCGAATAGACCGCCGACACGTCGTCGACCGACAACGCCGGCTGGACGGTCCCCGACGCTCGGAGCAGGACCCGGAAACCGACACGGCTCTCCACCTGCACGGTTCCACGATCGCCCGCCACCGAAGCGGCGATGCCGGCCGGATGATCACCCGGGGTGGCGTTCGCCGGGACGGTGATCGTGAACGGGACCACCGCGGTCTCCCCCGCACCCACCGTGACCGCGTCCTGCACGGCTATCCAGGTGCCGCCGTCGGTGGAGGGTGAGGACGACGGGAGCATGTTGAAACGGCCCTTGCCGGTCAGGTAGCCGTCGGCCGCGGTCAGCGCGAAGGAGACCGGCGAGGAGCTGAAGTTGCGGACGGCGAGGTGCTCGGTGACGACCTGGCCGGGGTCGAGGGTGCGTTCCACCCAGCGGCGCCCGTCCGGGCCGGTGGCGGTGGCCGGCTGCACGGTCCACGTCACATCGGAGGAAGAAGAGGAAGCCATGGCGGGCGTCGCCGGCAGAACCAGAGCGGCGGCGATGACCAGGGCGGCGACACGGCGCATGACGACTCCAGGGGGAAGGGCGGGGCCGGATCCGGCCCCGCCGGTCACAGCGACTACTCGAAGAGGGACAGCGTCAGCGTGGACTTGTAGGAGCCCGCCTTGACGTCCGCCGGCGTGTGCAGGTTGAGGTCCGCGTCGACGGTGTAGGCGCCGCCGGTCACCGCGGACGAGTCGTAGGTCGAGACGAGGAGTTCCTGGTCGACGAGGCCGACGTTGTTTCCGGGCTGGGTCTCGTCGTCGAGGACGGTGACGACCTCTTCGCCTTCGGAGACCAGGCCGGTGTCGCCGCCGTCGATGAGGCGAGGCTTCCAGCCGAGGTGGGCGGCGCTGATCGGGTCGAGGCCGGGCGCCGTGAAGTCGCTGGACGTGCCGAGGACGGCCCAGGCGGCGCCGGCCGGGACCTCGTCGAGGGTGCGGGTGTCGGTGACGGTGACCGTCGGCAGGGTGCCGGTGAAGCGGCGGACCGACAGGTCGGAGCCGTTCTCGGTCAGCGACGCCGCGTTGCCGGCGACGGTCAGCGCGAGCACGCCCGGTTCCTTGATCTCGGTGATGTCGACGGTCACCTCGACCTGAGCCGCGGACGAGGACGGGGACGGGTCGGCGAGCGCGGCCGCCGGGAAGGCGGTCGTTCCGGCCAGGACGCAGGCCAGCGCGACGGGAACTCTGGCTTTCATGGATGTCTCCTAAGAGGAACAGGTGATGGCGGAGTAGGACGCGGTGACACCGTTCGCCGACGCGGTTCCGGCGGGGATCGACGCGGCACGGGAGGTGAAGGACTGATAGGCGTTCGCGCCTGCGGCGACGAGATCAAAGGCCTTCTTGCCGTACGGGGTGACGAGCTCGACATCGACCGCGGAGGCGGATCCGTTGCGCGCGGTCACCGCGACGTAGGCCTTGCCGGCGACGCACCTGGACTGTGCCGTGACGGTCAGCGGCGCCGTGACGGGTTCGTCGGCGAAGACCCGCCACTCGGTGACGGCGACGGCCGAGTACGTCGTCCCGTTGCCGTCGGCGTTGATCACGGCCCTCAGCCGTGACGTGGTGACCGCGTCGAAGGAGACCCGGTTGAAGGCGGTCGTGCTGGTTCCGTATGAACCGGGGATGTCGTTCCAGGCGCTGCCGTCCCAGTGCTGGAGTCTCCACGAGTCCGGGGCCGCGACGCCATCGCCGGTTCCCGGCTGGGAATCGCGCCAGAACTTGATCTCGGCACCGGTGAGCCGGATCGGGCGCGACCAGTCGTACTGGATCCACTGGCCGGCCGGCCGGGTGCCGGACCAGGTGCCCCAGATCTGCGCCTGCGACGGGGTCGCCGGATCGCTGTCGTCATTGAGGGCGGTGACGGCGTTCCAGCCGGCCGTGTACGACGCGGTCGGTGCCGCGATCGGCGCGACGTTGCCGGTGAGCGGCGCGGACAGGTCGGCCGGGATGACGATCGTGGACACCGGCGAGGTGTTGCCGGCCCTGTCCACGGCCCGGTGGCTGACCGTGTGCTTCCCGGCATCCGGCGCACCGATCGCGCCGCCGTAGACCTGCCACGCCCCGGTGCCGATCGCGTACTCGATCCGGTCGACGCCCGAGGTGGCGTCGGAGGCCGTGAGCGTCACGCGCCGATCGGAGAGAGCAGCGGTGCTCGACGGGTTGGTGGCGTCGATGTCGACATCGGCGTGAGCAGGCGGCGACCTGTTACCCGCCCGGTCGGTGGCGACGGCGGAGACCGTGTGACGACCGTCCCCACCGACCGTCGCCGTGGCGGACCGCGTGTCGGCGGTGACCACCGGTGCGGCGTCGTCGACCGCGATCGCGACAGCCATGCGGCCACCGCGATCGTCGGCGGCTGCCACCCGTACCGAGACCGAGGAGCGGAACCACCCGGATGCCCCCGCCGAACCACTCAGGGTGACCGCGACGGTCGGCGGGGTTTCGTCACCGTCGGTGTCGCCCGGCGAAATCACGGTGACCGTCGCAGCAACCGTCCCGGCGGCATGACCGAGCACGCTGCCCTGGACCGACACGGTGCCGGGCTGCGCGACGTCGGCGGCCGTGAGCGCGTCCCAGGAGACCGGGATCTGCAGCGTCGTGTCACCGAACGTGACCGGGATGGTCGCCGGCAGATCGGTCTCCCCCACCTCGACGGTGATCGCCGGAGCGGTCACCGAGGCGGGCTGCGCGGCGAGCACCTTCCACTCCTCGACGGCGACGGCGGAGTACGTGCTGCCGTTCGTCGAGGCGTCGAACACGGCCCTGACCTGCGTGGTCGTCACCGCGTCGAACGTCGTGTCCTGGAAGCCCCCGGTCCCGACGCCGTAACCGCTGGGATTCGGCACATCCTTCCAGGATCCGTCCCAATACTGGATCTTCCATTTCGCCGGCGCCGCGACACCGGCGCCGGTCCCCTGCGGCTGGTCGTTCCAGAACTCGATCTGCGAACCGGAGATCCGCATCGGCTGGTCCCAGGTGTACTGCACCCACTGCTGCGGCGGGTTGCTGCCGGTCCACGTGCCCCACATGTCCGGCGGCAGCGGGTTGGCGCGCACGATCTCGTCGTTGAGGGCCTTCACCCAGTATTGGGTCGGCACCGGGTCGTTCGAGACGGTGACCTCGGCGGCCTGGGCGATGTTGGCGCGCGGCGTGCGGTCGGCCGTCCTGGCCGGCGTCCGCACCACCTGCTTGATCCGTGCCGGCGTCTGGGCGTCGTCCCACTCCACCTCGTCGATCGCGACCGACCTGCGGAAATGGCCGCCACCGGCGGCGTCGGCGGTGTGGTAGGCGATCCACCACCGGCCCTTGAACTCGACGATGCCGGGGTGGCTGGTCGTCGACGAGACCGGGGTGAGGAGCGTGCCCCGGTACGTCCACGGGCCGCTCGGTGAGGACGAGGTGGCGTAGGCGATGCACGCGTGATAGTTCGCCGGCGTGCAGGCCGAGGTGGGTCCGGCGTTGTTCGCCGCGTACGCGAGGTAGTAGGTGCCGTTGCGCTGGAACAGCCAGGCCGCCTCGAAGAAGCCGGTCAGCCCGGACACGCTCGCCTGCGTGCCGACCGGGGTCTTCATGTCCGCCCGCAGTTCGAGGAACCGCAGCTGGCCGAACGTTCCCCAGTAGAGGAAGACGCGCTGGCCCTCGACCAGGATCGTCGGGTCGATGTTCTCGATGGTGTTCGGGGCCGGGGTGCGCTGGGAGATCAGCGGCCCGCCGATGTGGTCGGTCCACGGTCCGGTCGGGGTGTCCGAGACGGCGACGCCGATCGCGAACCTGTTGCTCGCCGTGGAGTCACGCTCACTGACGGGGACGTACCAGTAGTAGCGGCCGTCCGGTCCCACGACCACCTGCCCGGCGTAGGCGCGGCCGGGGGTCGCCCAGCCGAACACCTGCTCCGGGCGCATCAGCGACGGATAGTGGGTCCACGTCTTCGCCGCGGGGTCGCTCGTCGTGAAGGCGCCCCACTCGTTCATGACGAAGTCGTTCACGGCGGGTCCGGCCTCGTCGTGACCGGTGTAGATGTACAGCTCGTCGTCCGCCACCAGGGGCGCCGGGTCGGCGGAGTAGTAGGAGCCGTCCTGCAGAAGGGGGTTCGTCGTAGCGGTGAAGGTGTAGGAGTCGGCTGCCCGGGCCGGGGCGGCGGGTGCTGTTGCCAGCAGACCCGCCGCGACCAGCCCTGCGACCGCTGTTCTCAGCAGTCTCACGGGATTCTCCGTCTATCCGCAGCTGATGGCGCTGTAGGACGCTGTGACGCCGCCGGCGCCGGCCTCACCCGCGGGCACCGAGGCCGCGCGGCTGTTGAAGCTCTGGTAGGCGGACTTGCCGGGCTGCACGCCGACGACGGTCTTGCTGCCGTAGGCGGTGGTCAGTTCCACCGTCACCGGCTCGTCGCTGATGTTCTTCGCGGTGACCGCGACGTAGGCGTTCCTGGCGAGACACTGCGACTTCGCGGTCACTTCCAGATCACGAGCGGGCGCCGGTACGTCGTAGACCTCCCACTCCTGGACACCCGGAGCCCCTTTACCCTCTTCCGTGCCACCGGCCGTGAGCAGCGCCCGCAGCCTCGTGGTGGTGACCTTGTCGAACGTGACCGTGTTCCAGGCCGTCGCCGAGATGCCGTAACCGCTGGGGTTCGGCACGTCCCTCCAGGATCCGTCCCAGAACTGGATCTTCCAGGAGGACGGCGGCGCCACGCCGGCCCCGGTCTCGTCGAGGTCCTCGGCGAACCAGATCCGGGTACGGTCCACCGTTACCGGCGACGACCAGTCGAGCTGGATCCACTGCTCGCCGACCTGCGGCCAGGTGTTCCAGACGTCGGTGTTCGGGCCGACCGGGCCGGTCGGGACGACGCCGTCGGCGATGTTGTCGGCGGTGACCCAGCCCGGCGTGTAGGACGCGGAGGCGGTGGCGGTCCGTGCCACGTTCACCGGTGCTCGACCGGCTTCGACGGCCAGGCTTCCGACCGCCGAGGTGTTCCCGGCTTTGTCGACGGTGCGGTACTCGACGGTGGTGGCCGCCGATCCGACCGCGACCGGCAGTGTGGTGATCGTCCAAGATCCGCCCGCCGGCCGGTATTCGAGCGTCGCGATGCCGGACAGCGCGTCGGCGCCGGTGATCGTCACTTCACGGGTGCCCTTGTCGAACCTCGCCTGGGCGGTGGGCGCGGTGCGGTCGATACCCACGGTTCGCTCGGTGACCGCGGAGACGTTGCCGGCGGCGTCCGTCGCCCGCGCCTGGATCGTGGACTCGCCTTCGGCGGTGACCGTGATCGGGCCGGTGTAGTCGACCCATCCACTTGCCCGATTTATACTGATTTTCGGCGAACTATCGCGGTTATCCGTCGCGGACGCGGTCACTGTCACATTCGCAGTGGTCCACGGCGCGTCGGGCGAAGCCGTCAGCGTCGTGACCGGCGCTGTCGTGTCCTGCGGACCACCAGCCCCGACGGTGACCGTGGCGATCGCCGCCTTGTCGGTGCCGGCGACCTGACCGGCCACCTCGAACGTGCCTTCCTTCGCGTAGGAGGCCGGGTCGATCTGCGCCCAGGTCACCCCGATGCCACTCTGCCGCGACCCGTCGTTGTAGCCGGCCGTCACGCCGGTGGGCAGCACCGGCGCGACACCCACCCGGGTGCTGACCGCCACCGGATCGATCGTGTTGATCTGCACCGGCGCGCCGCCCCGGACCCAGACGTGGGCCCGGGCGCTGATCGACGTTCCCGCCACGAAACCGGTGATGGTGAAGTCGCCGATCGCGGCGACCCGGTCCGGCTCGACGGCGCTCCAGGTGACCGCGACCGGCAGCACCGCGCCGTCGGCGTACGTCACGTCGACCGTCGCGGGCAAGGTCGGCAGCACGCCGGTCTGCGTACGGACGTCGACCGCCCTGATCGAACTGGCCGGCGCCGCGAAGACCCGCCACTCGGTGACGCCGACCGCCGACCACCGGGTGCCGGCGGCGTTCGGCAGGGCGTTGAACGTGGCTCGCAGACGCGTCGTGGTGACCGGGTCGAAGGTGACCACGTTGGTGCGACCGCGCACGGCCGGGTTGAACCCGGTCCCGCCGGTGGTGTCCTGCCAGGCGGCGCCGTCCCAGTATTGGATCTTCCAGTTCGCCGGGACGGAGACGCCGCTGCCGCCGGTGGTGCTGTCCGACCAGAAGTCGATCGAGGCGCGGTCGACCCGCACCGAGGCCGGGAAGTCGTACTGCAGCCAGCGGGTGGACGGCTCGTTACCGGTCCAGGTGGCCCAGATGTCGGGGTTGGAGCCACCGGTGAAGAACGGCGCCTTGTCGTCGTTCACGGCGTTCACGGTGTTCCAGCTCGCGGTGAACGACGCCGTCGGGGCGGCCGCCGTGGCGATGTTGATCTCGCCTTCGACCAGCGCCGACGCGTTCACCACGACGTCCTTCGTGGACGTCTCGTCACCATTGCGGACGGTCAGCCGCAGCACGTGCCGGCCGGATTCGGTGAAGCGGGCGATGGTGGTCGGGGCGGACGCCAGCTCGAACGCCACCGTGCCGCCGTTCGGCGCGTCGACGACCGACCAGGACGATGTCACCGGGGTGCCCGGCCGGCCGTCGTCCTGGGCGAGGCCGAGCAGCCGGACCGAGCCGTCCTGCTGATAGGTGGAGTCCACCCACGCGTCGGCGAGCGGCTTCGCGTCCTCGGCGGCCGGTGCCGCCTCGCCGCTGTCGAACGCCTGGATCTCCTTGATGCCGGTCCTGGCGCCGGCCGCGTGGTGCACGGTGATCCGCAGCCTCTCCGCGGTGATCTCCGGGAAGCGGACCTGGTTGAGGTTGCCCCGCGGGTACGCCGGGATCCGCGCCTGCGACGGAACGGTCTTCCACTCGTCGCCGTCGTCGTACTCCACCAGGAACTGGGCGGGTGGCGCGTAGCCCTGCACCGTGGCCGCCGACGACGACTTGTAGAAGTGCACCCGTACGTCGTCGATCCTCCGCTCGCCGTCGAGGTCGATCGTGATCGCGTCGGTGGCGGCGGGCGAACCGGCGGTACCCCAGAACGGCTCGTTGACGGTGGTGCCGTTCACCGCTCCGGCCGGCGCCCGCCCCGGGGCGGAGAAGGTGGCGGTGACCGGGCGGCCCTTCGCCACGTTCGGCTGCGGATTCATGCCGGCCTTGGCCATCACGTCGGTGACCCGGGCATCGGCCGCGAAGGTGACGTCCTGCGGCGCCTTGAGACTCTTCTCGGAAGCGTTCGTGACGGTGATCCCGGCCGCCGCGGTGACCTGACCGGTGGCCGGGTCGTAGACCAGCTTGCCGAGCTTGTCAGCGGTGAACGCGAGCTCGCCGTCGAGGTAGACCGAGTAGCCCTCGGGAACGTCGTCGCCGTAGTGGCGAGTGCCACCGGGCGCATCCCAGACGACGGTCAGGTCCTTGTCGCGGTACTTGATGTTGTTGGCGGTGAAGTGGTCCCAGCCGACGTCGATCGGATCCAGCTCGATCTTCGCGTCCTCCCGGGGACGCAGGCCCATCGCGTCCTCGATGACGGTGAAGTTCGTGGCGCCGAGGATCGTGTGGTGGATCCACGAGCGGTAGCCGATGCTCTGGTTCGCGGCCGAGCCGTCGGCCCAGAACTCGTTCTGGTCGGGGTACCGGTTGTCGCCGTTGTTCTGGTAGTGCGCCCAGGCGTTCCAGTACAGCAGCTTCTTGTACCACTCGGCGTTGATGTACTGCGTCGGATAATCGCGCAGCACGGACGCGAGCATCCGGAACGTGACCGTCGAGTTGATCACCGAGAAGTTGTTGCTGCCCGGGTCGCCCTGGGCCGCTGCCGCCGCCTTGTCGGCCTGGTTCGCCGTGGTGAACGGGAAGATCGGGTACTGCGTGTCGTCGGCGAACAGGCGTAGCGCCTCGACGTACGGCTGGTCGTAGTCGGCGTCGCCGGGCTTCGGCATCAGGCCGACCGAGAACGGGTAGTAGTTGTTGATCTCCTTCCACGGCACCAGCACGTCACCGGGCACGTTCCGGTGCTTGAGCAGGTTGCCGGTCAGCCCCACCTCGTCCGGGGTGCTGCGGGCCGGCTCCCAGAGGTGTTCCAGCACGGCCGCCTTGATCCGCGCGGCGAACGCGTCCATCTCGGTGGCCTTCGCGGTGTTCCCGGCCTTGCGGTAGGCAGCCGCCGCGGCCTTCGCGTTGGAGTAGAGGTAGGCGCTCTCGGTCCGGTCCATGTTCTGGTTCTTGCGCCAGTCGAACGACACCGCGTCGGCGTCGTTGCCGGTCATCGCGCCCCAGCTGTACTCGATCAGGCCGTTGTCGTCGAAGTCGTACGCGTCGAGCAGGCCCTTCACGTCGTTCTCCGCGTACTCGGCGAGGTTCCCGGCGATCGCCACCGGGCCGCCGTGCAGCTGGTACGACCGCCAGGCCGCCTCGGAGATGTACTCGGTGTAGCTGTTCGACCAGTTCGCCGGGTCACCCGGGTTGTCGACGTACTTCGAACTCTTCGCCACCTCGCCGGCCGACACCCAGGATCCGTACGAGTAGGACGGGTCCCGGAAGTATTTGAGGTCGTCGACGAACATGCCGGTGGTCAGCACGATCGCGTTGTTGTAGCCGAGCACGCCCTCCATCGCGGTCGGGAACTGGTAGTCGTTGCCCGGGATGTCCGCGTCGAGGAAGTTGAACCGCATCAGCCACCAGCGGTAGAACAACGTCTTGTCGATGTTGTTCTCCGGGGTGTCCAGATAGGGCACGTTGTCGGCCCACCATTCGTTGTACGCCGTGACGTGCGCCCGATAGGCGGCCGCCGGCGCGGAATCCCGGACCTTCACGTACTCGGCCGTGGCCGCCGGGTTCTCCTCGGCGATGAAGCCGAGCTGCACCTTCGCCCGCACCGAACCGCTCGCCGGCACCGCGACGGTCCGCCGCAGAGTGCCCTCGACCGGGGTGAAGCCGTCACCGGAGAACCGCGGGAACAGGTCGGTCAGCTTGTTGAACGAGCGGACCGCCCCGGTCAGCTCGCCGTCGTCCGACTCCACCGTGCGGGCGAACGGCGAGCCGGCGGTGAACGCGACGTCCTTCGCCGCGCCGTTGGTGCTGCTCACCTCCAGGTCGGTGACCACGACGTTCTGCTCGGTGATGTACTTCGTCTGCACCACCCGCAGCCCGGCCGCGGCGCT comes from the Actinoplanes sp. OR16 genome and includes:
- a CDS encoding glycoside hydrolase family 127 protein: MTINEVIDQRLGAPVAPSHGTLRPLGLHEVTLRPGFWHRRQEVNRDNSLAHIERWLTRAGWLGNFSSAPSERQGREFSDSEIYKYLEAVAWQLGHTPDPDLEARYHAIVAQVAAAQQPDGYVNTNFGRPGQEPRYSDLEWGHELYCYGHLIQAAVARARTHGADQLVEVAIRAADHLCAVFGPDGIPSVCGHAEIEPALVELYRVTGNRTYLDQAALFISRRGNQVLSDIEFGRAYFQDDIPVESASILRGHAVRAVYLAAGAVDVAVETGDDTLLDAVVRQWRATVARRTYITGGIGSRHQDEAFGEDFVLPPDRAYSETCAGVGSVMLAWRLLLADGDPAYADLIERTLFNVVATSPSDDGTRFFYTNTLHQRVLGTEPPADQLVPRAASTLRAPWFSVSCCPTNVARTFAGLAAYIATSDDSGVQIHQYAAASVKVGDVALEIETDYPVSGRVVVRIVESPSSPWTLTLRVPHWATEATVDGSPVSPGAARIRRRFAPGDTVVLDLAVRPRLTAPDARIDAVRGCAVIERGPVVYCAESVDLPPGVTVDALRLDATAGLTDLSDGVGVSCHITASADSPWPYGAARSEAVVADGVPVTLRPYHDWASRGPSTMRVWLPLA
- a CDS encoding family 43 glycosylhydrolase, which produces MRLLRTAVAGLVAAGLLATAPAAPARAADSYTFTATTNPLLQDGSYYSADPAPLVADDELYIYTGHDEAGPAVNDFVMNEWGAFTTSDPAAKTWTHYPSLMRPEQVFGWATPGRAYAGQVVVGPDGRYYWYVPVSERDSTASNRFAIGVAVSDTPTGPWTDHIGGPLISQRTPAPNTIENIDPTILVEGQRVFLYWGTFGQLRFLELRADMKTPVGTQASVSGLTGFFEAAWLFQRNGTYYLAYAANNAGPTSACTPANYHACIAYATSSSPSGPWTYRGTLLTPVSSTTSHPGIVEFKGRWWIAYHTADAAGGGHFRRSVAIDEVEWDDAQTPARIKQVVRTPARTADRTPRANIAQAAEVTVSNDPVPTQYWVKALNDEIVRANPLPPDMWGTWTGSNPPQQWVQYTWDQPMRISGSQIEFWNDQPQGTGAGVAAPAKWKIQYWDGSWKDVPNPSGYGVGTGGFQDTTFDAVTTTQVRAVFDASTNGSTYSAVAVEEWKVLAAQPASVTAPAITVEVGETDLPATIPVTFGDTTLQIPVSWDALTAADVAQPGTVSVQGSVLGHAAGTVAATVTVISPGDTDGDETPPTVAVTLSGSAGASGWFRSSVSVRVAAADDRGGRMAVAIAVDDAAPVVTADTRSATATVGGDGRHTVSAVATDRAGNRSPPAHADVDIDATNPSSTAALSDRRVTLTASDATSGVDRIEYAIGTGAWQVYGGAIGAPDAGKHTVSHRAVDRAGNTSPVSTIVIPADLSAPLTGNVAPIAAPTASYTAGWNAVTALNDDSDPATPSQAQIWGTWSGTRPAGQWIQYDWSRPIRLTGAEIKFWRDSQPGTGDGVAAPDSWRLQHWDGSAWNDIPGSYGTSTTAFNRVSFDAVTTSRLRAVINADGNGTTYSAVAVTEWRVFADEPVTAPLTVTAQSRCVAGKAYVAVTARNGSASAVDVELVTPYGKKAFDLVAAGANAYQSFTSRAASIPAGTASANGVTASYSAITCSS
- a CDS encoding carbohydrate ABC transporter permease; this encodes MAPATTLTKPPEGAVAPTGASRRRKRRPQMAGWAYAAPTALFVLIFFVTPVLLVGQMSISDWGLFAGNRGINAPENFTKVLDDRLFWPAVWFTVKYTVVTTVILIGLALGLAMLVQESSRWTGFLRTSFLVPSALGLASASLLFYALYSPQSTPLGFLGIDSFLGTPTAALWSTVALIVWRFAGFYMLLLLVGLQGISGDVYEAARLDGAGRWHTFRYVTLPLLKSSIALCTILCITGSMLAFDQFYILTKGGPDNSTVTIVQLVYNMAFFGQNNLGKAAALSILVLGALLVVNVIQFRGLREKES
- a CDS encoding carbohydrate ABC transporter permease; the encoded protein is MSWIRIPQNVLAGALGIIFLFPLAWAAVASVSPQAGTAQVDGWGFGNYETLANYQAGIGQYLINSTIVSVLTVLFTLVVSVLGGYAFAMFTFPGRNVLFLVTLAILMVPYATLLIPLYVLLNDLGLQGSLVGLALVLTMFQLPFAVFMMRISFESIPNELREAALIDGCGSFRALLHVLVPAVKPGLITVGLFAFLAAWNDFITPLVLISDSDKAPLPLAVANMRQQVMGIVDYGATEAGVVVLALPCVLLFLALQRHYVRGFMSGALKG